TAGTATGATTGATTATTCATCAAATCTTCTGTTGATCTAGTTTCAATAGCTCTAAGATAGAGGCACTTTTATATATGCAGTTCAAAGATATCTCTGAATATATTTGAAGCAAATAACTAATGAATTTGGTATACACAGTTCAAAATTAGGTATAAGCAAAATTAGATGCTCATGATGTTATATCTgtctaaattcctcaaaacctaaaaacagaaaaattgcaaaCACCAAAACATAAACCTCTAGTAATTAATTAATGTTTACACCAAAAAGTCTGAAAGCCTTTTTCTCGTCATCTGGTTGTTGCTGTGGTGGTGCAACTTCCATAATCAAAGGCCTTTTCTCCTCATCTGGTTGTTGCTGTGGTGGTGTAACTTTCATAATCACTTCTTCCTTATTTTGCCATAGTTTGATAGTCCTATCTGAGGGTCCAGTTTCAATAGTATTCCGGCTAAACCCTAATTGTAAATCTAGTCTATTATCTTCATCTCCATTAGACGCTACATCGATCAAGTAAAAGGGTTTGTTTTGGGACCATTCTCGACACTCGCACCTATAAAATGTAACCACGTcattcttcttcaatttcttgtcttTAACAAATCGGTTCCAACCTCTGGTAAACACATAACTTTGGCTAGATTTCCAATAGCAGTATCGGAATTTCCAGAGCTTCATGTCCCTGTCCACGAATGGCAGTTGAATGTCGTCTATCACACCACCATCCTCTTCTTCTAAAGGTGCTTCTGAAACCTTTGGGAAGTACGTCACGGCATACTTTTTAGGAATAACAAGCCTGTTGAGTTTCCCAACATCGCTTGGAGTTAGTTCTTTCTGAAACAACTGTTGGCACTTTATGGACCCATCGTTAGCATTTCCTCTGAACAAGTTCACACCAAAACCAGATTCCCTATCCTGCTTCTCCGAAGAGTTCATAAATTCATGCAACTTTGTTTCATATGCTCCATCCTTGAGCATAATCAATACTTCATCGATTGAGTATGGTTTCTGAAAATCAGGTTCCAGTGAGGTTTGAGCGGTCACTGGAATGTTCCGATGTGAATCTCCACTTCGAAGCTTAACAGCAGCGCTATCATAAGCCTTAGCCGCATCCGACTCTGATTTGAATGTCCCAATCCAAATACGCTGATGGTTTGAATAAATTTGTGCGCCCCATTTGCCGTTTGGCTGCCAAACAACACCCTTAAATCTTGCAGAAGGTTTTATGCCATCTTGTTGTCTATGACGTTTGTTCGACAATCCACGAGGGCTATTGCTATTACTTCTGTTAGAATCCGAACCTTCTCCTCCTACAGCAGCATTCAATGCTGTATAGGGAACCATACTCAGCATCATCTCTTCTTCCATTAAACAAGAAATCTAAGATAAACCAAGAAAACAGATTCAAAACATAATCGAAGCCTGTTATTTAATACCCAAATTaaataacagcaacaaaaaaatGTTACAAGTAATGAACCCTAATAATCTTTAATGAATAAAGATACACACATAAGAAATTAAACTTACATTGAATGCAAAAACTGATCTTCAGGGAAGAAGATAACCAAAAACTTTCAGACAAAACTAAATGTTGATGAGAAACATTTTATAGAGATAGAGGAACTATATATTTTATCTGACATTAGAgagattttgaaaaatatatgatATTGAAGATTTTATTCATGCAGAGAAGATTGAGAAAATCAAGGCAATGAAAATATAAACAGATTTTTGTGCTGCATGAAAATGGTAGTTTTCTGTATCATTTTTACATTTTTAGGTACAAAACACAGTGGCATTACCttaattaagaagaaaaaagttAGTAAAAGCTAATTATTTCTGTTTTCCTTACAAGTTTCTATATTTatcaattttgtttcaaattttcaaattgtcagataattatttatttaattttatgtatttgGCCGAAATCAATGGGTGAGGAACCTAGTATTTAATTTATTTCAATTGAGGTGGAAAGAAAAAATTATGACCGTTAAATATTAATCTAAACCATCTAATTAACTTTCCTAATTGGAATGCATTTATCATCACCGTTAACTAAGATATTCTAGAGAAATATTAAGAGATATTCAAAGAAGGGGTTTGTTGTGAataccaacagaaaataagattaGGGTTTCTTCAGAAATATTAGGGATTTCTTTCCTTTTCTGTACAGTAAGTTTCTAGACAGATGTATATTTGAATAAAGACTACAATGCCCTTAAATCACCtgttatatttcgtatttattcAAAATCAGGACCATTAGCTATTTTGGATGATATTCACCCACTTTAACAGTTGTGTGTCCAATACCTCTGGGATTTTAGAGTCTTTGGTGTCTATGATATGTTTACAGAGTTTTGATGCCAATCTTTGTTGCTTCTAATGGCAGGAGCACAGTAGCCACCAGGAATATCTGAAGCTTAAAGCGCGGGTTGAGGCGCTACAACGATCACAAAGGTAATTCATCCTAAATTTGTGTTGCCAGCAAATGAGGCTGCAGACTTGACTGTGTATTGACTATAACGAATTGCTGCCTGAAAGGTGTTAACAGTACTATTTTTATGCTGTAGGAATCTTCTAGGTGAGGATTTGGGACCGTTAAGTGGCAAGGAGCTTGAATTTCTTGAAAAACAACTTGATTCATCATTGAAGCAAATAAGATCAACTCGGGTACATACTATTACTACTACCTGTGTATAACTCATTAATTTTAGGTTCATACAACTAATAGTACTTATATGTGTGCTTACTCTTAATTTCTGCAGACTCAATACATGCTTGATCAGCTGACAGATCTCCAGAGAAGAGTAAGATCAGCATATAACCCATATATGCCCATTTATTTACTTAGTTATTTACAGTGAAAAGGGATCTTTAGTCTATATCTTACCTTAATTGACTGTTTTGCTTACAGGAGCAAATGCTAAGTGAAGCTAATAAGAGCTTGAGAAGAAGGGTACTATTTTCATACCGATCTTCTACTACATATTTCAATCCTGCATCTGTTTTTATCAGTCCAATGCAATGACTTTTATCTGATAATTTGGTGTTCCAGTTGGAAGAAGGAGCCCAAGCAACTCAGCAACAATGGGACATGCAGCATGGTGTGGGGTATAGTCGACAGCAGCAATCTGGTCACCAAGCTGCTGATCAAAATGAACCGTTTTTCCACCCCATTGAGTGTCAACCCACTCTGCAGATCGGGTATGCACAGGCTTAATTacactatttttctttttctttcacctCTCTTCAATGTTAAACGCCTAAAGTCATTTCAATGTCCATATGTAGGTACCACCAACAAGATCAAATAACTGTAGCTCAAGGGGCACCAATGAGTTACATGCCAGGATGGTTAGCATGAACACTGCTAATGTTAGCTAGGGCACCTCCTTTAGCTAGCGGACGACATAATATATGGTTTGTCGTTGATCTTCATAAGTGCAAGCTAGCAGATTTCTTTAATTTTGTAATAATATTGTTTGTttgatctaaaaaaaaaaagaacaagaacaagGATAGGAGTTGCTTCCCTAAAGATGTCACTTCTTTGTTTTAAGCactgtattaatagttttgttattgttgttgttttcttttttggctCTTTAATTGTAAGTGTTTAGCTAAATTATACATGCAGTAACTAAATCCTACCCTTCTGAACAGTAATTGTATCTAAGAAGATCATATTTGATCATTTATGTTGTTCATCAGTAGATTTCTGTTTCATCAAATATGTTTACGGTTTTAGATTCAGAATCCTTTTTTATAAGAACTAGTGCACACAAGAAAGAAATTGAATCTACATATAAAAACTTTATTTGTAGTCCAAGACAATCTGTTCCCACTAAAATTTGTTATTTCTTCATTAAACATGTTCCTGTAGCAAATTTTAATAGAAGTCCCTTAGCTAAGTTGGGCTTTTAATTTAAATAGAAGGGTAGCATTGTGCCAGGGCGGACACTGGCTCGGACTTGGAGGGTAGACTTTTTTAATTTAAATAGAAGCGAAAATGAATTATATGTAGAAATTAATTATTTCACCTTGTGGATGAACTAAATATACTTAACCGGGTGGCGGAGTATAGGATACAACTCACACCTAAAGGAAAAAAATTGAAACATAGGATCTTTTATACTCTccggccaaattgaaaaagtgaaaataacacttttccagaaacagaGATAGTATTATATTAAGAAAGCAAAAATTGAACTAATTACAATACAATCTGACAATGAGCGTTATGTGGAATAATAATTTGACCATGAGGTTGAACATTATCCTTGAGATAACATATTAAAATttatttggtttttttcttcgtataatttgttgttgttttgaggTACATGACGATGTTGATATTCAGGAAGGAATTAACAACTAGGATGCAAGTATAATTGCTAAATTATAAAGACTCAATGTAACAAGAGAAAAGATAATTTTCTTTTATGTTGATCAACCTTTTCATCTCTGTCCCAAGTGTTTTGTTCCTAATCATACGTCTAGACAGTGTTGGTCTATCGCTAACAGATTACAAGCAGAGTTGAATAAGTTTCAAAAATTTGTACGTCCCAGAACTTTGCCGGGCAACAATTTAGTTCCTCAACCTATTGCTGCTCCACTCCTTATTAGGGATGTTAGTCAGGTGGATCCTTTTACTGTTCCTTTTGTCATTAGGAATGGTACTCGGGTGGAGCATGTTCGTCCAACAACTTCTGCTACTACTTCTAGTGAGTCTACTTCGGATAAGGGAAAAAGAGTAATGGGTACAACTCCTGATCCTAGAGGTGGTAACCGGTTGAGAATGAAGTATTTGATGATGGAAGGTCAGGGTGTTATGACAAAGACATTTATGGAGATGGATACTAATGAAACACATGTCATGCCTCTTAACTACTGATGACCAGGTTCTATATCATCTCTTTCATTTTCCTTGCAATCTTTACCTTCTGTGTTTTAATTTCGGTTTAATTGACGATCTGTGTGAtgtgattaagattattttgtatATTTTCATATTTAGTTGGAGGCAATATATTATAGTGTATCAATTTTGGTGTGTTGGTGTGTTGCTTTCAATATTTGAATCATCTAGTTTCTTTCGTTATGAGAATTTTAGCGTGGAATGTTCAGGGATTGGTAATCATCTTACTAGAAATCATCTAAAAAGCGAAATTAGTACTCACTCACCTGAtctcattttttttatcaaaaactaaGCATGGTTTTCATAAGATCAAAGTTACTTTAAGAGAATTTTGTTATCCTAACTTTTGTATTTAAAGTTCAATAGGATTATATAGAGGGTTGGGATCTTATGGAAGATGGCTTTCACATAgagttaattcaagaaaatcgAAATATTGTGTCTTTCATAGTACAAACTGATGCTTCAGTTGGTAAATGGATTTTAACTTGTATGTATGGTTCATTAAAAGACCAAGAAAAAGtagaactgttagagcatttcttgatcgaactcgtaagcgttgttatctcaacttgtttgtcaagtttaggtgatcaaaattctagtcttgatttctaatctacttatagttatgtcgcggattaggatataatgtgtagttaagctttagacttcacgacgttcatcaattgaagatgaagatctacgaaggagagcttggaggaacctcataaacaaaaggtatgtggagactaaaacttatctatcactcagaagtctattatattttatgtcctattgagacaaaatcgtattactatatagaatttacattgtacacatttgatatttcgagttgagtttaactcgcttatatctttctcgaaatatgtgttggaaagctttttggtttaaccacgttcatcattattcttgacgaaagtcaaaagatgataatgtgaaaatcacttggtaacatcttacatgatttgtgtgagacagtcatttgatgtaggcttggaatgtttcgtatagatcattcgatcacttgaaaattgcttataagctaacagtttatgtgagacaactattttcatcttctaagaatgtttgaatgattgaaatgggagttaagatctaaggcccatgtctggatacattacggctTGTGTACTTGGAGTACAAACTTTTTTGACGGAATTcatgaccggaagtttgcatacccgttcgcaaacttattcaactgtttaagtcaggtacttaagtttgcatacccgttcacaaactgatttaactgttgaagtccgggaaccaagtttgcgtactcaTTCGCAAACgctttcaactgagttcggtctggagctaaagtttgcgtacccgtttgcaaactgtcggcttgtgaccaatgtccggaacttaagtttgcgtaaccatttgcaaacttaagtggttcaagttataaaatcggttaagtatgatttcgtactcatgaataaatacatttataaattaaggaattcaatctttgcaaaccgcggctaaaatgttcatgaactatttcttttgaatcaatccgattttgcttcaattatgtcttgtatacttatatgagaatataaacaattgaacaactctatcagtatcacaattagattcatttgattatcaattgatctagaagtgttaagatgaacaaggttaagagaaaattgttcatatggctaacttcgattaacttttattgagccaactcaatatacacgttcaggtacggttacccatatctaaatgaaggtatatttcatttgtgtgtaacaagctaaagccCATCTAAcgggaaagatattagcttgaatcttgaatcaggttgcatctaacggtgaatattgattgttttgttctaaagttatcaaaccctgatttgaagactatataagggagaactctagctattgggaaacctaatccccacacctcatgtgtgatactagttgcggctagagtcgattctcctttaacctaggctttttctaaaaccattataagttaacgacttaaagacttcattaggattctgaagccagacccaactattttgtctgtagttgcatgttcagaTCTTACTTTGTTCAATCGTATTATTATTTACAGGATAACTGGATATATCCAAATAGTCTAAATTAGAAAGGCCAACTGATTATTATTTATAGGATTATAATGATGTATCTCAGCTCATTAATCACTATGATAATGAATGGGAAGAATCATCTTTGCAGGAATTGTTTACCGAATCCCAGATTTGGGCCATAATAAAGATAATGTTACCTATCAATGGTAAGGAGCAAATTAGGTGGTCCTTGACAAACTCAGGTAAGTTTACTGCCAAATCCACCTATCACTACAAAAATAATAGGTCTTATTCGTGAGGGTTTTTCTCGGAGGGGCGTCACAAATAAGAGTTATTTGAGAGGGTTTATGGCCAAGCGTCACAAATACTTAAATTAGTCAAAGTCAACTCAAATTTCGTTAGTTTCAAAGGGTCCGACAGAATAGTTTGCGAGGGTTTTTGGACCAACCGTCACAAGTACTTGAGTCAGTCAAAGTCCAACATATTCTTTGTCAGTTTTAAGAATCCGACACCACAAATTCCATCAGTTTTATGAGTCCGacagaaagattttttttttttcaatcgcTAAACTCCATCACTTTCTTTCTCTTATCTTCTTACCAGATccggttttcttcttctcttaccTTCTTGTCTTCTCCGCCGAAGAAGTTTGCCGCTGCGGTTCTCAAAACTCCATCACTTTCTTTCTCTTATCTTCTTACCAGAtctggttttcttcttctcttaccTTCTTGTCTTCTCCGCCGAAGATGTTTGCTGAGAGGTTTGCTTCTCTTTCTCTCTTGTCTGTAACCATCACCGTTCTTGAGCTTACTCTCATCCATTAATGGGGTTGTCTTCTTCTTTTGCTTACTATTACTTTTCattatttgtttctttgttttgcaGGATCTGAAGGACTCAATCGATGGTGATTTTTGCttaatattatttttaattttcattctttgtttaAGGACTGGCTTGCTGTTTTAGGGTTTGATTCTGTGAtttaaaaaaatgattttgttttttttttattttcaatttcttAGGGTTTACtggaaaattttattttctttaatttctgAGGGTTTGTGTTATGGATTTCATGTTGTTTAATTTCTTAGGGTTTGTGTTATGGATTTGTGGTCTAGAAACGAAATCTAAATATGGGTTTCTGTTGATGGAACTTGATATTGTGGTTTGagctttcaatttcttagatttgAGCTAAGAATTTCTGATTTAGGTTTGAGTTTTATCTGTTTTGTACCAATATTGGGGTTTTGCGAAATTTCTTAGTTTCTGATTTCTATTGAATGGGAAAGCATGAGAAAAGGCTGATATGACAACATACTATACTAGAGTTCATAATTGAGTTTCTGTAATGCCTtattggaattttttttcttatgattGCAAAAATGTTCTACCCAAATTTCTCTGTTAGGATATAAGATATGGGTTGTCCtgattctgtgcatgattgaatAGATATGGATTGTCATGATTCTGTGCTAGCAATGGCTGATTCGTGTTAAACACTTGGATGGGTTTGTTACAAAATTACTTAATATGTATTCAGTGACGGTAATGAGCTTGGTTTCTCATGTATTTGCGAACTCATAGATTGATTAAACttatttttgttgatgatttaATGGTTCCCAAAAACGTATTTGGGTTAGATTTCTTGGCGTTGATCGTCGATTTAGGAGTAAGCTTTGGTCCATTCTGATTTAGTTATTTAATTCTCTCAATATTTATATCTTGTTTATTAGTAGACTAGATGTAACCTGTTCAGTTGACATTATCATCTATCAAAGCGCAATCCCACTGCCCTAATACCAATTTAGTTCTGTACTTTGTTTCCCTTTTCAGGCAGTTCATGGGGGAGGAAAGAATGTTTTGAAAGGCCTTTATAATGGACTGGATGGGAAGTTTACTATGTCATATTCTGGTCTTATTGGTTGTAAGACTGACGATGGGACATCACACTGTTAAACCTGCTTCCTGCTTTTGTTTTCGTCTAGCATTATTAGCGAGAAAGCTGCACTGTCATGGTCTCATGGTCATGCTCGAGGTAATAAACTTTTAATAATCTAAATATTAAGTTTGTGAAACATTATATCTTACTGTAGTGTGGGCGCCAACTCCTTAGTGATGCTTTAAAAGGGTAATGCCCTTAAATGAAGTGGATGAACATGCTGTATGTAATCTTAATTCTTTTCTTTAATGTCAATTTTGTTCATCTGGCTCGGATTACTCAGCTTGTTTTAGTCT
This genomic stretch from Papaver somniferum cultivar HN1 chromosome 5, ASM357369v1, whole genome shotgun sequence harbors:
- the LOC113281037 gene encoding AP2/ERF and B3 domain-containing transcription factor At1g50680-like, with amino-acid sequence MEEEMMLSMVPYTALNAAVGGEGSDSNRSNSNSPRGLSNKRHRQQDGIKPSARFKGVVWQPNGKWGAQIYSNHQRIWIGTFKSESDAAKAYDSAAVKLRSGDSHRNIPVTAQTSLEPDFQKPYSIDEVLIMLKDGAYETKLHEFMNSSEKQDRESGFGVNLFRGNANDGSIKCQQLFQKELTPSDVGKLNRLVIPKKYAVTYFPKVSEAPLEEEDGGVIDDIQLPFVDRDMKLWKFRYCYWKSSQSYVFTRGWNRFVKDKKLKKNDVVTFYRCECREWSQNKPFYLIDVASNGDEDNRLDLQLGFSRNTIETGPSDRTIKLWQNKEEVIMKVTPPQQQPDEEKRPLIMEVAPPQQQPDDEKKAFRLFGVNIN
- the LOC113281038 gene encoding agamous-like MADS-box protein AGL9 homolog; this translates as MGRGRVELKRIENKINRQVTFAKRRNGLLKKAYELSVLCDAEVALIIFSNRGKLYEFCSSSSMFKTLERYQKCNYGQPETNVSARESLEHSSHQEYLKLKARVEALQRSQRNLLGEDLGPLSGKELEFLEKQLDSSLKQIRSTRTQYMLDQLTDLQRREQMLSEANKSLRRRLEEGAQATQQQWDMQHGVGYSRQQQSGHQAADQNEPFFHPIECQPTLQIGYHQQDQITVAQGAPMSYMPGWLA